One window from the genome of Fulvivirga lutea encodes:
- a CDS encoding DASH family cryptochrome, producing MRPKALIWFRNDLRIQDNELLTKGLDQFDIYPLFIFDDRQFEKLPQLGFTKTGSFKAQFLIESVEELKSSLQSLGSDLIVRKGLPESIIPELAKELKAKKVFTSKEVTTDEVSIEDHLEDSLFKIGVDFETCWQSTLFHEEDVPWPIKQVPEVFTQFRKEAEKAVEVRPLFDTPKELNTIENIELGLIPSLTELGITEQKFDKRSVVKFKGGEKAAWKRLKDYFWEKDLLKKYKSTRNGLIGADYSSKLSPWLAIGAISAKSVYYEIKKYEAERTKNQSTYWLFFELLWRDFFKFMAKKHGHKIFLQHGLSELAIDQENNQAKFDLWRKGETQEPFIDANMKELAKSGFMSNRGRQIVASYLMHNLKVNWTWGAAWFEHALIDYDPASNWLNWAYIAGVGNDPRNGRVFNVESQQQRHDPKGEYINLWS from the coding sequence ATGAGGCCAAAAGCACTTATTTGGTTTAGAAACGACCTGAGAATTCAGGATAATGAGCTACTAACTAAAGGGCTCGATCAGTTTGATATTTACCCTTTATTCATCTTTGATGATCGGCAGTTTGAGAAATTGCCACAGCTCGGTTTTACCAAAACAGGTTCATTTAAAGCTCAATTTCTTATTGAGTCTGTGGAGGAATTAAAATCCAGCTTGCAATCGTTAGGTTCTGATCTGATTGTGAGAAAGGGATTGCCGGAATCAATTATTCCCGAGCTCGCCAAAGAACTAAAAGCTAAAAAGGTATTTACCAGTAAAGAAGTAACTACTGACGAAGTCTCCATTGAAGATCATTTAGAAGATTCGCTTTTTAAAATAGGCGTTGATTTTGAAACCTGCTGGCAAAGCACCCTTTTTCATGAAGAAGATGTGCCTTGGCCTATCAAACAGGTGCCGGAAGTTTTCACGCAATTCAGAAAAGAGGCAGAAAAGGCAGTGGAAGTAAGGCCTCTTTTTGACACTCCTAAAGAGCTTAATACAATAGAAAATATTGAATTAGGCCTAATTCCTTCGCTAACTGAGTTGGGTATTACAGAACAGAAGTTTGACAAACGCAGTGTCGTAAAATTTAAGGGAGGCGAAAAGGCCGCCTGGAAACGACTAAAGGATTACTTCTGGGAAAAAGACTTACTCAAAAAATATAAGTCTACCCGCAATGGGTTGATAGGTGCCGATTATTCTTCTAAGCTTTCTCCCTGGCTGGCAATTGGAGCTATTTCAGCTAAATCGGTTTATTATGAAATAAAGAAATACGAAGCTGAGCGCACCAAAAACCAATCGACATACTGGTTATTTTTTGAGTTGCTATGGCGAGATTTTTTCAAGTTTATGGCCAAGAAACATGGCCACAAAATTTTCCTGCAGCATGGCCTCTCCGAGCTGGCTATTGATCAGGAAAATAATCAAGCAAAGTTTGACCTCTGGCGGAAAGGCGAAACCCAAGAGCCATTTATTGATGCCAACATGAAAGAACTGGCTAAAAGCGGATTTATGTCTAACCGAGGCCGCCAGATTGTGGCCAGCTACCTGATGCACAATCTAAAAGTAAACTGGACATGGGGCGCAGCCTGGTTTGAACATGCACTAATCGACTACGACCCTGCCAGCAACTGGCTCAACTGGGCCTACATTGCCGGTGTAGGCAACGACCCGCGAAATGGCCGTGTTTTTAATGTTGAAAGTCAGCAACAGCGCCACGACCCAAAAGGTGAGTATATTAATCTGTGGAGTTAG
- a CDS encoding LemA family protein — MGKTTKILLIVFGAFILIAFMLVSWFVGVYNTLQEMDEDVAGKWAQVENVYQRRSDLIPNLVNTVKGYADFEQETLTGVIEARSKATSINIDPSNLSPAAIGQFQKAQEGLSSALSRLLVTVERYPELKANQNFLELQSQLEGTENRIAVERMRFNESVQALNAKIRKIPASLIAPIAGVERKGYFEADEGSDQAPKVEF, encoded by the coding sequence ATGGGAAAGACAACTAAAATTTTACTGATCGTTTTTGGAGCCTTCATCCTCATCGCTTTTATGCTAGTATCGTGGTTTGTAGGTGTATATAATACCTTACAGGAAATGGACGAAGATGTGGCCGGTAAATGGGCACAAGTAGAGAATGTGTACCAACGTAGATCCGACCTGATTCCTAACCTGGTAAACACAGTGAAAGGCTATGCTGATTTCGAGCAGGAAACGTTAACAGGCGTTATAGAAGCTCGTTCAAAGGCAACTTCCATTAATATCGACCCAAGTAACTTATCACCTGCAGCCATAGGTCAGTTTCAAAAAGCACAAGAAGGACTTTCTTCTGCCCTTTCCAGACTACTTGTAACAGTGGAACGCTATCCTGAATTAAAGGCCAACCAAAACTTTTTGGAGCTACAATCTCAGCTGGAAGGCACGGAAAACCGCATAGCTGTTGAACGTATGCGCTTTAACGAATCTGTGCAGGCATTAAATGCTAAAATTCGAAAAATCCCTGCTTCATTAATAGCTCCTATAGCAGGTGTAGAGCGCAAAGGCTATTTCGAAGCAGACGAAGGTTCTGACCAAGCTCCGAAAGTAGAATTTTAA